One Ranitomeya variabilis isolate aRanVar5 chromosome 5, aRanVar5.hap1, whole genome shotgun sequence DNA window includes the following coding sequences:
- the RAVER1 gene encoding ribonucleoprotein PTB-binding 1 isoform X1, with the protein MSVRLQCCARSGAGRAEETGVRQLLSDMAAAGSVRAAGTGREDEDGEVFLREEERESRLEPQEVRSRVERMKREVKNRRKLLIKGLPGDVSNQEVHDLLGDYELKYCFVDKYKGTAFVTLLNGEQAESTIRRFHHTRLREREISVQLQPTDALLCIANLPSGYTQQQFEDLVRPFGNLERCFLVYSGVSGQPKGYGFVEYMKKDSASRAKSDLLGRQLGTRTLYVHWSDVSQLTYELLQSRCLCVERLPESDLAELKEAFSKVCAPSFCQLAYGQDGQYKGFAVVEYASDMVAEIVQQQMDNAMVAGSRVRVSFCAPGPPGRSMLAALIAAQATALNRGNGLLPEPNILQLLNSLGSTATLQLLLNPLLNGGNKQGLHPGLLGAAPAVSLLANPALSTTLLQLALQAQKPGILGDSPLAALYGALGLSPQLTPPSGKSLLPDLALGGALPALGVSSDLGGTLLQPFPGPQLPEWDSPPPTPVLGSLLGGLPKSSESGMSLLGEPPRDLSIHSGPYTNFHSRVVPGAGATNKPAPYKQKTSGQRVPLASLQESMLTPTDNFPFDLQAELHPCSYSQGGDHILRSLSDYEPRNKISPPSRFRGRSSSMPAPLPPYTALSPTSYFTNGLQAGLQQTHLNKALSRRPSSPGGVPLDYEDQSLPSVSSCKTPIGAQKRGFSHLIPSPEPSPEGGYVGQHSQGLGGHYADSYMKRKRIF; encoded by the exons ATGAGCGTCCGCCTTCAGTGTTGTGCTCGCTCAGGTGCTGGGAGAGCGGAGGAGACGGGTGTGAGGCAGCTGCTGTCAGACATGGCGGCCGCCGGGTCCGTTAGAGCCGCCGGGACGGGGAGGGAAGACGAGGACGGGGAAGTGTTCCTGAGGGAGGAGGAGCGCGAGAGCCGGCTGGAGCCGCAGGAGGTCCGGAGCCGGGTGGAGAGGATGAAGCGGGAGGTGAAGAACCGGAGGAAGCTCCTCATCAAAGGGCTCCCGGGAGACGTCAGCAACCAG GAAGTCCACGATCTGCTGGGAGACTACGAGCTGAAATACTGTTTTGTCGATAAATACAAAGGAACCG CTTTCGTGACACTACTGAACGGAGAACAGGCAGAATCCACCATCCGCCGCTTCCACCACACGCGCCTGCGGGAGCGCGAGATCTCGGTCCAGCTGCAGCCCACGGACGCCCTGCTCTGCATCGCCAACCTGCCCTCCGGCTACACCCAGCAGCAGTTTGAGGACCTGGTGCGCCCCTTTGGTAATCTGGAGCGGTGCTTCCTGGTGTACAGCGGGGTGAGCGGGCAACCCAAGGGCTACGGGTTTGTGGAGTACATGAAGAAGGACTCGGCCTCTCGAGCCAAGTCGGATCTGCTGGGCCGACAACTGGGGACCCGCACGCTGTACGTCCACTGGTCCGACGTCAGCCAGCTCACCTACGAGCTGCTCCAGTCCCGCTGCCTGTGCGTGGAGCGTCTGCCGGAGAGCGACCTTGCCGAGCTGAAGGAGGCCTTCTCCAAAGTCTGCGCCCCTTCCTTCTGTCAG TTGGCCTATGGACAGGACGGTCAGTATAAAGGCTTTGCAGTCGTGGAATACGCCTCTGACATGGTGGCGGAAATAGTCCAGCAGCAGATGGATAATGCTATGGTGGCTGGGAGCCGCGTCCGGGTCTCCTTCTGCGCGCCGGGTCCTCCAGGGAGGAGCATGCTGGCAGCGTTGATCGCAGCACAAGCGACG GCATTAAATCGTGGGAACGGCCTTCTACCCGAGCCCAACATCCTGCAGCTCCTGAACAGCCTGGGCTCTACAGCGACTCTGCAGCTCCTGCTCAATCCTCTGCTGAACGGAGGAAACAAGCAAGGTCTGCATCCTG GGCTCCTGGGTGCGGCCCCCGCTGTGTCCCTCCTCGCTAACCCTGCCCTGTCTACCACCCTCCTGCAGCTGGCACTGCAGGCACAG aaACCAGGAATCCTGGGAGACTCCCCGCTGGCCGCCTTGTACGGAGCTCTGGGTCTGTCTCCTCAGCTCACACCTCCGTCAGGGAAATCACTACTTCCAGACCTCGCTTTAG GGGGCGCTCTTCCGGCTCTAGGCGTTTCTTCTGACCTGGGTGGTACGCTGCTGCAGCCATTTCCCGGACCACAGCTTCCTGAATGGGACAGCCCTCCTCCCACTCCTGTCTTGGGATCCTTGCTTGGTGGGCTACCAAAGTCTTCGGAGTCCGGG ATGTCCCTCCTCGGAGAGCCCCCCAGGGACCTGAGCATTCATTCCGGTCCGTACACTAACTTCCACAGTCGGGTGGTCCCTGGCGCAG GGGCAACTAATAAGCCGGCACCTTACAAGCAGAAGACGTCAGGACAACGCGTCCCTCTCGCCTCTTTGCAGGAGTCCATGCTGACGCCCACGGACAACTTTCCCTTTGACTTGCAGGCT GAGCTGCACCCTTGTTCCTATTCCCAAGGCGGAGACCATATTTTGAGAAGCCTGAGTGACTACGAGCCCCGGAATAAG ATTTCCCCACCCTCCAGATTTCGTGGCCGGAGCAGCAGCATGCCCGCCCCTCTGCCTCCGTACACCGCCTTATCCCCGACTTCTTACTTCACCAATGGTTTGCAGGCTGGACTCCAGCAGACACACCTGAACAAA GCGCTGAGCCGGCGTCCGAGCAGTCCGGGGGGAGTCCCGTTAGATTATGAGGATCAGAGTCTGCCATCAGTAAGCTCTTGTAAG ACGCCCATAGGAGCACAGAAGCGAGGTTTTTCACACTTAATCCCATCCCCTGAACCTAGCCCTGAGGGGGGCTACGTCGGACAGCACTCGCAAGGACTGGGCGGCCACTATGCAGACTCGTACATGAAGCGCAAGAGGATATTCTAG
- the RAVER1 gene encoding ribonucleoprotein PTB-binding 1 isoform X2: protein MSVRLQCCARSGAGRAEETGVRQLLSDMAAAGSVRAAGTGREDEDGEVFLREEERESRLEPQEVRSRVERMKREVKNRRKLLIKGLPGDVSNQEVHDLLGDYELKYCFVDKYKGTAFVTLLNGEQAESTIRRFHHTRLREREISVQLQPTDALLCIANLPSGYTQQQFEDLVRPFGNLERCFLVYSGVSGQPKGYGFVEYMKKDSASRAKSDLLGRQLGTRTLYVHWSDVSQLTYELLQSRCLCVERLPESDLAELKEAFSKVCAPSFCQLAYGQDGQYKGFAVVEYASDMVAEIVQQQMDNAMVAGSRVRVSFCAPGPPGRSMLAALIAAQATALNRGNGLLPEPNILQLLNSLGSTATLQLLLNPLLNGGNKQGLLGAAPAVSLLANPALSTTLLQLALQAQKPGILGDSPLAALYGALGLSPQLTPPSGKSLLPDLALGGALPALGVSSDLGGTLLQPFPGPQLPEWDSPPPTPVLGSLLGGLPKSSESGMSLLGEPPRDLSIHSGPYTNFHSRVVPGAGATNKPAPYKQKTSGQRVPLASLQESMLTPTDNFPFDLQAELHPCSYSQGGDHILRSLSDYEPRNKISPPSRFRGRSSSMPAPLPPYTALSPTSYFTNGLQAGLQQTHLNKALSRRPSSPGGVPLDYEDQSLPSVSSCKTPIGAQKRGFSHLIPSPEPSPEGGYVGQHSQGLGGHYADSYMKRKRIF from the exons ATGAGCGTCCGCCTTCAGTGTTGTGCTCGCTCAGGTGCTGGGAGAGCGGAGGAGACGGGTGTGAGGCAGCTGCTGTCAGACATGGCGGCCGCCGGGTCCGTTAGAGCCGCCGGGACGGGGAGGGAAGACGAGGACGGGGAAGTGTTCCTGAGGGAGGAGGAGCGCGAGAGCCGGCTGGAGCCGCAGGAGGTCCGGAGCCGGGTGGAGAGGATGAAGCGGGAGGTGAAGAACCGGAGGAAGCTCCTCATCAAAGGGCTCCCGGGAGACGTCAGCAACCAG GAAGTCCACGATCTGCTGGGAGACTACGAGCTGAAATACTGTTTTGTCGATAAATACAAAGGAACCG CTTTCGTGACACTACTGAACGGAGAACAGGCAGAATCCACCATCCGCCGCTTCCACCACACGCGCCTGCGGGAGCGCGAGATCTCGGTCCAGCTGCAGCCCACGGACGCCCTGCTCTGCATCGCCAACCTGCCCTCCGGCTACACCCAGCAGCAGTTTGAGGACCTGGTGCGCCCCTTTGGTAATCTGGAGCGGTGCTTCCTGGTGTACAGCGGGGTGAGCGGGCAACCCAAGGGCTACGGGTTTGTGGAGTACATGAAGAAGGACTCGGCCTCTCGAGCCAAGTCGGATCTGCTGGGCCGACAACTGGGGACCCGCACGCTGTACGTCCACTGGTCCGACGTCAGCCAGCTCACCTACGAGCTGCTCCAGTCCCGCTGCCTGTGCGTGGAGCGTCTGCCGGAGAGCGACCTTGCCGAGCTGAAGGAGGCCTTCTCCAAAGTCTGCGCCCCTTCCTTCTGTCAG TTGGCCTATGGACAGGACGGTCAGTATAAAGGCTTTGCAGTCGTGGAATACGCCTCTGACATGGTGGCGGAAATAGTCCAGCAGCAGATGGATAATGCTATGGTGGCTGGGAGCCGCGTCCGGGTCTCCTTCTGCGCGCCGGGTCCTCCAGGGAGGAGCATGCTGGCAGCGTTGATCGCAGCACAAGCGACG GCATTAAATCGTGGGAACGGCCTTCTACCCGAGCCCAACATCCTGCAGCTCCTGAACAGCCTGGGCTCTACAGCGACTCTGCAGCTCCTGCTCAATCCTCTGCTGAACGGAGGAAACAAGCAAG GGCTCCTGGGTGCGGCCCCCGCTGTGTCCCTCCTCGCTAACCCTGCCCTGTCTACCACCCTCCTGCAGCTGGCACTGCAGGCACAG aaACCAGGAATCCTGGGAGACTCCCCGCTGGCCGCCTTGTACGGAGCTCTGGGTCTGTCTCCTCAGCTCACACCTCCGTCAGGGAAATCACTACTTCCAGACCTCGCTTTAG GGGGCGCTCTTCCGGCTCTAGGCGTTTCTTCTGACCTGGGTGGTACGCTGCTGCAGCCATTTCCCGGACCACAGCTTCCTGAATGGGACAGCCCTCCTCCCACTCCTGTCTTGGGATCCTTGCTTGGTGGGCTACCAAAGTCTTCGGAGTCCGGG ATGTCCCTCCTCGGAGAGCCCCCCAGGGACCTGAGCATTCATTCCGGTCCGTACACTAACTTCCACAGTCGGGTGGTCCCTGGCGCAG GGGCAACTAATAAGCCGGCACCTTACAAGCAGAAGACGTCAGGACAACGCGTCCCTCTCGCCTCTTTGCAGGAGTCCATGCTGACGCCCACGGACAACTTTCCCTTTGACTTGCAGGCT GAGCTGCACCCTTGTTCCTATTCCCAAGGCGGAGACCATATTTTGAGAAGCCTGAGTGACTACGAGCCCCGGAATAAG ATTTCCCCACCCTCCAGATTTCGTGGCCGGAGCAGCAGCATGCCCGCCCCTCTGCCTCCGTACACCGCCTTATCCCCGACTTCTTACTTCACCAATGGTTTGCAGGCTGGACTCCAGCAGACACACCTGAACAAA GCGCTGAGCCGGCGTCCGAGCAGTCCGGGGGGAGTCCCGTTAGATTATGAGGATCAGAGTCTGCCATCAGTAAGCTCTTGTAAG ACGCCCATAGGAGCACAGAAGCGAGGTTTTTCACACTTAATCCCATCCCCTGAACCTAGCCCTGAGGGGGGCTACGTCGGACAGCACTCGCAAGGACTGGGCGGCCACTATGCAGACTCGTACATGAAGCGCAAGAGGATATTCTAG